One region of Drosophila teissieri strain GT53w chromosome 2L, Prin_Dtei_1.1, whole genome shotgun sequence genomic DNA includes:
- the LOC122613568 gene encoding glutathione S-transferase 1 isoform X2, producing the protein MSKPTLYYALFSPPARACILVAKLIGLDLDLKPVDFAKKEHLSEEFVKLNPQHQVPVFVDSDGEVYVDSHAILSFLVAKYSGNDQLYPRDLKRRAHIDHRMHYENGVLFQVVKDIVARNIYGGEGEFNPRSLTLCHNAYSDLEHFLEKGSFVAGNELSVADVSIHTTVVTLDLLIPVDREKYPQTRGWMERMDKLLPDNEEINLKGARALQTRILNCMAENKLKSQ; encoded by the exons ATGTCGAAACCAACTCTGTACTACGCCCTTTTTAGCCCTCCGGCCAGGGCTTGCATCCTGGTGGCCAAACTGATTGGCCTGGACCTGGACCTCAA ACCCGTCGACTTCGCTAAGAAGGAACACCTGAGCGAGGAATTTGTCAAG CTAAACCCCCAACACCAGGTCCCAGTGTTTGTGGACAGCGATGGCGAGGTCTACGTGGACAGTCACGCCATCCTGTCCTTCCTGGTGGCCAAGTACTCCGGGAATGACCAACTCTATCCGCGGGATCTGAAAAGAAGAGCCCACATTGACCATCGCATGCACTACGAGAACGGAGTGCTGTTCCAGGTGGTAAAGGACATTGTGGCTCGGAACATTTATGGAGGAGAGGGGGAATTCAACCCTCGATCTTTGACCCTCTGCCACAATGCGTACTCCGACTTGGAGCACTTTCTGGAGAAGGGAAGTTTCGTTGCGGGCAACGAACTGAGCGTTGCCGACGTGTCCATCCATACCACTGTGGTGACCTTGGATCTGCTCATACCAGTCGACCGGGAGAAGTACCCGCAGACTAGAGGATGGATGGAGCGTATGGATAAGTTGTTGCCCGACAACGAGGAGATCAACCTTAAGGGTGCGCGGGCATTGCAGACCCGCATCCTAAACTGCATGGCCGAGAACAAATTAAAGAGCCAGTAG
- the LOC122613568 gene encoding glutathione S-transferase 1 isoform X1 codes for MSKPTLYYALFSPPARACILVAKLIGLDLDLKFCSFRIFRPVDFAKKEHLSEEFVKLNPQHQVPVFVDSDGEVYVDSHAILSFLVAKYSGNDQLYPRDLKRRAHIDHRMHYENGVLFQVVKDIVARNIYGGEGEFNPRSLTLCHNAYSDLEHFLEKGSFVAGNELSVADVSIHTTVVTLDLLIPVDREKYPQTRGWMERMDKLLPDNEEINLKGARALQTRILNCMAENKLKSQ; via the exons ATGTCGAAACCAACTCTGTACTACGCCCTTTTTAGCCCTCCGGCCAGGGCTTGCATCCTGGTGGCCAAACTGATTGGCCTGGACCTGGACCTCAA GTTCTGCTCTTTTCGAATCTTTAGACCCGTCGACTTCGCTAAGAAGGAACACCTGAGCGAGGAATTTGTCAAG CTAAACCCCCAACACCAGGTCCCAGTGTTTGTGGACAGCGATGGCGAGGTCTACGTGGACAGTCACGCCATCCTGTCCTTCCTGGTGGCCAAGTACTCCGGGAATGACCAACTCTATCCGCGGGATCTGAAAAGAAGAGCCCACATTGACCATCGCATGCACTACGAGAACGGAGTGCTGTTCCAGGTGGTAAAGGACATTGTGGCTCGGAACATTTATGGAGGAGAGGGGGAATTCAACCCTCGATCTTTGACCCTCTGCCACAATGCGTACTCCGACTTGGAGCACTTTCTGGAGAAGGGAAGTTTCGTTGCGGGCAACGAACTGAGCGTTGCCGACGTGTCCATCCATACCACTGTGGTGACCTTGGATCTGCTCATACCAGTCGACCGGGAGAAGTACCCGCAGACTAGAGGATGGATGGAGCGTATGGATAAGTTGTTGCCCGACAACGAGGAGATCAACCTTAAGGGTGCGCGGGCATTGCAGACCCGCATCCTAAACTGCATGGCCGAGAACAAATTAAAGAGCCAGTAG